Proteins encoded together in one Coffea arabica cultivar ET-39 chromosome 2c, Coffea Arabica ET-39 HiFi, whole genome shotgun sequence window:
- the LOC113727518 gene encoding uncharacterized protein, producing MITLDKSLDKMRVLKKISEALATNEAKKDRLKNFILLLMLEWEDFESHLDLTGLLFRECLAELQSRETHLSSVQESVSESSKEMDMTRKSLEQKFDELVEKEKEFCLFQEKGSNELKLQEETLGMIREEIEVRELKLNEQEKLIQGLFDKIELEQKEFESIKSSVGDRFNEIGLKEYHIEQRANELDLKEQKLMQREKEIESREKILYLKMKEIELKGKQFDSAKISNKHLQYSGSEAKHGLHLNEEESLACTERGKQLTDAAGHIASHNMQNVTDHKSKKLLDSSVDSTTIWESSCFFCDVRKVLFKRGLKKDFFCQNCSKYYVAFSSAMGYEENGNIKMLKSCTATERNGDVLGDARFDDKDGSVNLLHLGKGDYDVLRIDHSWHRESSESINQSRKRGSSETGNEVIAAEEVLADIDHHFHCTPFAQLLPISEQGRESGADDIPSSSKRLRVSNNHDEQSEATLLQCSACGNSTGFSAGVDNGKLRIGEGNSPIEQSLQDCDINDIPEFKGNAPTEESLQNCDVIDVSGSGSAGHSVIGIMYPPGEFNDFDKYREENCFSPGQIWACYDDTHDPMPRFYAQIMKVHVRPFKLCINWLYPHPGYQGGIDWVNRDFPVACGKFARDNSEHITTFRIFSHQVNYDKNMDRLTYTIYPRNGEIWALFKDWDIRWRSNPENHPRMRYEYQFVEVVKEYVESTAVEVAFLDKVGGFLSLYQRKIQGKPVLIPPNQLLRFSHRVPSYTMHGTEGEGVPEGSFELDPAAIPLAPQ from the coding sequence ATGATAACATTAGATAAGAGTTTGGACAAAATGAGAGTTTTGAAGAAGATATCTGAAGCTCTGGCTACCAATGAAGCCAAAAAGGACCGGCTTAAAAATTTTATTCTGTTGTTAATGCTTGAATGGGAAGATTTTGAGAGCCACTTGGATTTAACTGGCTTGCTTTTCCGGGAATGCTTAGCTGAACTTCAGTCCAGAGAGACCCATTTAAGCTCAGTTCAAGAATCAGTgagtgaaagttcaaaagaaatgGATATGACAAGGAAATCTCTTGAACAAAAGTTTGACGAATTAGTTGAAAAAGAGAAGGAATTTtgtttatttcaagaaaaagggAGTAATGAATTAAAATTGCAGGAGGAGACATTAGGTATGATTCGTGAGGAAATTGAGGTGAGAGAGTTAAAATTGAATGAACAAGAGAAATTGATACAAGGGCTTTTTGATAAGATTGAGCTGGAGCAAAAGGAATTTGAGAGTATTAAGAGTTCAGTTGGAGACAGGTTTAACGAAATTGGGTTAAAGGAGTATCACATAGAGCAAAGAGCtaatgaacttgatttgaaagAGCAAAAGTTGATGCAACGTGAAAAGGAGATTGAATCAAGGGAAAAGATTTTGTATCTAAAGATGAAGGAAATTGAACTTAAAGGGAAACAATTTGATTCTGCTAAAATCTCCAATAAGCACTTGCAATATTCTGGTTCTGAAGCAAAGCATGGTCTTCACCtgaatgaggaagaaagtttaGCATGCACAGAACGGGGAAAGCAATTGACAGATGCTGCAGGGCATATAGCATCTCATAATATGCAAAATGTTACTGATCACAAGAGTAAAAAACTGCTAGATTCATCAGTTGATTCGACAACAATCTGGGAGTCTAGCTGCTTTTTTTGTGATGTAAGGAAAGTGCTCTTCAAACGTGGCCTAAAAAAAGATTTCTTCTGCCAGAACTGCTCAAAGTATTACGTTGCTTTTTCAAGTGCAATGGGGTATGAGGAGAATGGTAACATTAAAATGCTCAAGTCATGCACAGCGACTGAAAGGAATGGTGATGTTCTTGGGGATGCGAGGTTTGATGATAAAGATGGAAGTGTAAATCTACTGCATCTTGGCAAAGGAGATTATGATGTTCTGAGGATTGATCATTCATGGCATAGAGAATCCAGTGAATCAATAAACCAGAGCAGGAAAAGAGGGAGCAGTGAAACAGGAAATGAGGTCATAGCAGCTGAGGAAGTTTTGGCAGACATTGATCACCATTTCCATTGCACGCCATTTGCACAATTGCTACCAATCTCTGAGCAAGGAAGAGAAAGTGGTGCTGATGACAtcccaagctcttcaaagaggTTGCGGGTGAGCAATAATCATGATGAACAGAGCGAAGCAACGTTGCTTCAATGTTCAGCATGTGGCAATTCAACTGGTTTTTCTGCAGGTGTGGATAATGGAAAGTTAAGAATAGGAGAGGGAAATTCTCCTATTGAACAAAGCTTGCAAGATTGTGATATTAATGATATTCCTGAATTTAAGGGAAATGCTCCTACCGAAGAAAGCTTGCAAAATTGTGATGTTATTGATGTGTCAGGATCAGGTTCTGCTGGTCATTCAGTAATAGGAATTATGTATCCTCCAGGAGAATTTAATGATTTTGACAAGTACAGAGAAGAGAATTGTTTCTCCCCAGGTCAAATTTGGGCTTGTTATGATGATACTCATGATCCCATGCCAAGATTCTACGCCCAAATCATGAAGGTACATGTTCGCCCATTTAAATTGTGCATAAATTGGCTATATCCTCATCCAGGATATCAAGGTGGGATTGACTGGGTAAACAGGGACTTCCCTGTGGCCTGTGGCAAGTTTGCACGCGATAATTCTGAACACATCACTACTTTTCGTATATTCTCTCATCAAGTAAATTATGATAAGAATATGGATAGACTAACATATACAATATATCCTAGAAATGGGGAGATTTGGGCCCTATTTAAGGACTGGGATATAAGGTGGAGATCAAATCCAGAAAATCACCCTAGGATGAGGTATGAATATCAATTTGTGGAGGTTGTCAAAGAATATGTTGAGAGTACTGCTGTCGAGGTTGCTTTCTTGGATAAAGTTGGAGGTTTTCTGAGCCTATATCAGAGGAAAATCCAAGGTAAGCCAGTTCTAATACCGCCAAATCAACTACTAAGATTCTCACATCGAGTCCCCTCTTATACGATGCATGGCACTGAAGGAGAAGGTGTCCCAGAAGGATCTTTTGAACTTGATCCTGCTGCCATACCTCTGGCTCCTCAATGA
- the LOC113727519 gene encoding uncharacterized protein has translation MELQHFGHEHPLEFKSEGMFEEEEKEKLPSYNCYMCRKSISLPAYFCRHCDCTCLHETCAKLADQEILHPMHSAHPLKFTTLAQSLRRCDACWQDFSGFSYSCPKCNLYICIECALKVSNRRIIKHDVHQHPLTLVKMEKSSKCCACDSLMFVPNSDINTPSYMCTTCSFWIHEECASLPTIKGLEDHDHDHPLTLAYQLPLEFRRYNFECEFCREVLKPSMWVYYCGRCRYFVHVYCLSIHVRFGSRIDYYHYDAEAGPNDLRLPCNDVFDEMIKPVMEKRMKEELKLLPEIKHFSHSHPLILSSTLPVENEKDTEEMLCDGCIQPISTPYYTCAECKYMLHLTCANFSPERLCHVCDYGHFSTLKKFRNELGYFYCSWCDTKGNGFFFDCEECRIKVHFNCLIFSFGEQMVYKLHKQHILWHARSYRQSPSMHCHACREEITSSNPYYRCRCGFFLHQWCATLPGAVKHRWDKHPILLMHPPFSDHPDELYCEVCEDEIHPKTWIYHCRECDQSFHPRCIPRLGKDGNVKFGSTIQVANHEHPLRSVRKSRYKSSCNGCGTKFNGGKAWECEVCRFSFSLCFACVCHAIDPSYVLPVPHD, from the exons ATGGAGCTGCAACATTTTGGCCATGAGCATCCACTGGAATTCAAGTCTGAGGGTAtgtttgaagaagaagaaaaggaaaagttgccCAGTTATAATTGTTATATGTGTCGGAAATCCATTTCATTGCCGGCCTACTTCTGTAGACATTGTGATTGCACCTGTCTCCACGAGACATGTGCAAAGTTGGCTGATCAGGAGATTCTACATCCAATGCACTCAGCTCATCCTCTTAAATTCACCACTTTGGCTCAATCCCTGCGCCGGTGTGATGCTTGCTGGCAAGATTTCTCTGGTTTCAGTTACAGTTGTCCAAAATGTAATCTGTACATATGCATAGAATGTGCCCTGAAAGTTTCAAATCGACGGATCATCAAACACGATGTTCACCAACATCCCCTGACACTAGTAAAAATGGAAAAGTCAAGCAAGTGCTGTGCTTGTGACAGCCTGATGTTTGTTCCAAATAGTGACATTAATACCCCGTCTTACATGTGTACTACCTGCTCATTTTGGATACATGAAGAATGTGCTTCATTACCGACAATCAAAGGACTTGAGGATCATGATCATGATCACCCCCTCACCTTGGCTTACCAACTTCCACTTGAATTTCGACGCTATAATTTTGAATGTGAGTTTTGCAGAGAAGTATTGAAGCCATCTATGTGGGTTTATTATTGTGGTCGTTGTAGATACTTTGTCCATGTCTACTGCCTAAGCATCCATGTCAG ATTTGGGAGTCGCATAGATTATTATCATTATGATGCTGAAGCTGGTCCTAATGATCTGAGGCTGCCCTGCAATGATGTGTTCGATGAAATGATCAAACCTGTGATGGAGAAAAGGATGAAAGAAGAGTTAAAATTGTTGCCGGAGATTAAACATTTCAGTCACAGCCATCCGCTAATCCTTTCTTCAACTCTGCCGGTGGAGAATGAAAAGGATACTGAGGAAATGTTATGCGATGGATGCATCCAACCAATTTCAACTCCGTACTACACTTGTGCCGAGTGTAAGTACATGCTGCACTTAACCTGTGCCAATTTTTCACCTGAAAGATTGTGTCATGTTTGCGATTATGGTCACTTTTCAACCCTGAAAAAGTTTAGAAATGAGTTGGGGTACTTTTATTGCTCGTGGTGTGATACTAAAGGTAATGGCTTTTTCTTCGACTGTGAAGAATGCCGTATCAAAGTCCATTTCAACTGTCTTATCTTTTCGTTTGGAGAGCAAATGGTTTACAAACTTCATAAACAACACATTTTATGGCATGCAAGAAGTTACAGGCAAAGCCCATCAATGCACTGTCATGCCTGTAGAGAAGAGATAACAAGCTCGAATCCTTACTATAGATGTCGTTGCGGTTTCTTTTTGCATCAATGGTGTGCTACTTTACCAGGCGCAGTCAAGCATAGATGGGATAAACACCCTATTCTTTTGATGCATCCACCGTTCAGTGATCATCCAGATGAACTTTACTGTGAGGTTTGCGAAGATGAGATACACCCCAAAACTTGGATATATCATTGTCGCGAATGTGATCAATCTTTTCATCCTAGATGCATTCCTCGACTTGGTAAGGATGGTAATGTGAAGTTTGGTAGCACCATTCAAGTCGCCAATCATGAGCATCCCCTTAGGTCTGTCCGAAAAAGTAGATACAAATCTTCCTGCAATGGTTGTGGTACAAAATTTAATGGTGGGAAGGCATGGGAATGCGAAGTCTGTaggttttccttttccttgtgcTTTGCTTGTGTCTGCCATGCAATTGACCCTAGTTATGTACTCCCTGTGCCCCATGATTAA